The region CTCGCGACCTTCCAGCGGACGATGATTGCGTTCGACACGTCGTTCGATCGCTATAAACGGGGCCGGATGGACGCGATCTCAGCGGAGGCTCAGCGGGGCTACGAGCTCTTTATGGGACGCGGCGGCTGCGCGAACTGCCACTCGGGTCCCAATTTCAGCGATGATAATTATCATGCGCTCGCCGCCCAACAGTCGAAGGTCGATCTGGGACTGGGCGAAGTGACGGGTTCTACGACGGACGATGGGAAGTTCCGTACGCCAAGTTTGCGAAACATCGCGCTGACGGCACCCTATATGCATGACGGTAGCGCGTCGACGTTGGTAGATGCACTCCGCCGGCATGATGCAGGAGCTACGTTGTCAGAACGCGACAGGAGCGACCTCATCGCGTTCCTGGATCAATTGACCGACCAACGTTTCATCACGGATAAACGCTTCGCCTTGCCGTCAAAGGCATGTGGCAAGCGTCTCTGATCGTCAGGCATTTGAAGGCGCAGGCCCATTCGCTGGCTGTGGTGCTTCCCGCAGAAGCGCTGTCAGTGCTTCAAGGGGGGCCTGCGCGGCGGCATCGACAAGCTGTTGCTCAAGCGCCCGGTAAGCAACGAGAACTTCCCGTCCACATTCGGTCAATCGCGCTCCCTTGGTGGCTCCACCGCCAGCTGTTGTCTCTACAAGTCGTTCGATCCAACAACGGTTCATGCTATCGACCAGCAGCCAAGCGCGACGGTAGCTCAAGCCCATTGCCCGACCCGCCGCCGAGATCGAGCCTTCTCGATCGATAGCGTCGAGCAAATCCGCCTTTCCCGGGCCGATTGCGGGTTCATCACCACAGAAAATCTGAGCTTTGAGCTTGAGTTGTCCGCACCTGATCATGATCCACCCATTTGATCGGCCGCCTTCAAGGAAGCATGCCTCCATCGATGCTTTCGGTACAAATTTCGATTGGTTCAAGGTCGGACGCGGTCAGGCGATGAAAAACACATGAAATCCAACGGCTTTGCCCGTCAATGACGGACTCCTCTGGAAGCCGACGCATTAGGGGTCTGTTTGGAACGACAGGAATGCCCCAAGCGCGGTGGAGTTCCCTATCGCAAGCCGCCAGTTCCCTAACCACCCACCCTGGTCGTAGCAATTTGGCCGATCGCTGCACGACGGCCAAACCGACACTGAGTATCGATAACGAGGCAGTTAAGCTGCGCTCTGCTGCTCCCGATGTGTGGCGGTCACGATCCTATCGCGTCCCAGTGCCTTCGCTCGCAACAAGGCCGCGTCAGCCGTTTGGATCAAGCGCTCGGCAGAACAATGTTCCGGAACGCACGCGATGCCGATGGACGCCGTTATCGCGCCCAGCTCAGAGCCCGCGTGTGTAAGATGAAGCCGCCCGATCCGCTGGCAAATGTCTTCGGCTCGTGCGGCGGCCTGGTCCGACGTGAAGGCGGGCAACAATAATAGGAACTCCTCACCACCATAGCGAAACGCGTGGCCGGCCTCGCGGGTCGCGCTGCTCAGCACGGCGCCCACTTCGCGCAAGACCGCATCCCCCGCGTCATGACCATATTGGTCGTTGAAGCGCTTGAAATGATCAACGTCGAGCATCAGGCAGCTGATTGGCGCCCCGCGCCGCTGCGCCTCGGCGAGTTGTACGTCCAGCACGGTGTCAAGATGACGGCGGTTGGCGAGCCCGGTAAGCGGGTCGGCGAGCGCCATTCGGCGCAATGCATCACGCAGGCGAAGATTAGCCAGCGCAAGCGCGATGTTTTCCGCCAGCATGCGAAGATAGATCTCCAGAGTCGGCAGGTTCCCGGCCATATTCGCACGCGGCTCAAAATAGAGCAGGCCGAGCGTTTCGCGCTGTGCCGTTAGGGGCAGGCAGAGCGTGTTCAGGAGCGCGGCCTCGTGAAGCTCGAGATGATCGCAGGGCACATCGATGCTGTCGCCCGCAGGGCTATGGGGCAGGCCGCGGCGCAATGCCCAGCAGTCATGCGGAAAAAATTCCGTGCGGGAATATTGGGGATCCAGCCAGCCGCAAGATTCCACGATTGAATTGCGCTCGTGTTCAACAAGATAAAGCTTGCCGGCGAGTTCAGGCGCAATCTCGGGTACGAACCGTCTGACAACCTCGGTCAGATCAAGCAGCGTGTCGCAGCCCTGCATGCGCTGGGTCATCCGAGCCAACAGGTCGCGCACGGCAAGATCGGCGTTGCGCTCCTCCTCAAGCCTTTGCCGCTCGATACCATTTTCGCGGAACACCCGAATCGCCTGGGCCATATCGCCGATTTCGTCGATTTCCGTGTAGGTCGGTGGCTCGACGGCATAATCTTGCGCGGCGAGCCGGCTTACGACGTCGCTGAGGCGCACCACCGGGCGAAGCACGCGTTGTTTGAAGACAAAGTAGAGAACACAGAGAAACAGCAGGCCTGTTATACCCAGCACGATCTCCGAGGTGGTACGCCAAAGCCGAGCGAGTTGCGTCGCGGTGGCGATCTCGTTTTGGGTGCGCTGATCCAGCTGGTATTGGAAGCGCTCAATCATTGACTCGGCGCGATCCAGCTCACGCTCATATTCAGCGCCGAACAGTATCTGGCGCGCACGCGCTTCATCACCCCGGTCATGGGCCACCAGTGCTTCACGCTGCTCGTCGTGAAGCGTGTCTGCCCAGCGGATCGCTTCCTTCAATGTGCTGAGTTCATCGATGCTTGCGCCGGCGTCACCCAAATGACGAATGCGGTTCTCAATCGCCCCGAGAGCGGCGAGGTCGCGACGATACAGGATGAGATAGGTCGGATCACCCGTATTCAGATATTGCCGCGCATGATCCGTGAGAGCGAAGACATCCGCGCCTAATTTGGAAGTGGCGTGGTCGAGCTGGTATCGCTGCGCAACCGCAGCCCGCTCGTCATCCTGCGCCTGAGACGCAAGCAGCATGGTGATGCCGGATGCAATGGTCAGCGCGACAGTGGCACCATAGGCCCAGTTGGTTATCGTAGATAAACGCATCCACTGGAATTAACGCGCCAGCAGCTTCCTAAAGGTTAATTCTGAAGCACTATATTTTACGGACGGTAGCGCATCTTATCTCCAACGTGAAGGAGCACCAGAACGGGGAGGAATGAAGAGCTGCTATCAGATTATGGAAGGCTGATGGAACCACTGCTTAGTCGGCGAGCGAAGTCGTGATCATTCCCTCGATTGATCCGTTATCTTAGCTTGTCGGCAAGGAAATCGACAAAGGCCCGCACCCGTGCCGGCGTATTCGTCCCGCCGACAAACACGGCGTGGATCTGCTCCACATCGCCCGGATTATAGTCCTCCAGGATTGGGACCAGACGCTCCTGCGCGATCTCATCGACCACGCTGAACGCGCCGACGCGGGCAATGCCGGCGCCGTTTGCGGCAAGCTGCCCAAGGGTTTCGCCGTTGTTCGCCTCTATGCTACCCTTCACGCTCAGCGCGAAATCCATTCCATCGCGCCGGAACGGCCAGACCGGTTCGGCACGGCGAAAGTTGAAATTGAGACATTCGTGATGATGCAGATCCTCGGGCACCAACGGCGTGCCCTTACGATCGAGATAGTCCGGCGAGGCAACGATGACACGGCGCGTCTCTCCGAGCTTTCGCGCAGTCAGCGTGCTGTCCGCCAGCGGGCCGAAGCGCACGGCGACGTCCGCTTTACCGGCGGAAATATCGATAAGCGTATCGGTGAGGGCAATGTCGATCAGGATATGCGGGTAAAGCGCCGCGAAGTCGCCCAGCAGCGGCACGATGCAGAGCCGGCCATGTGAAAGCGCCGCGCTGATCCGCAAGCGCCCGCGCGGGGCACCCTGATCGGCGATCTGCTGCTCCGCCTCATCGAGGTCGAGCAGTATGCGGCGCGCCGCCTGAAGATAGGCCTGCCCTTCGGCAGTGGGTGACAAGGCGCGCGTCGAACGCAGCAGTAGCCTTACCCCCAGCCGCTCCTCGATCCGGTCGATGGCGCGACTGACCGCCGATGGGCTCAGATCCAGCACACGTCCAGCGGCGGAGAAACTACCATGATCCACCACCGTGGTGAACAGGGCCAGCGCGCGTGCACGATCCGCCCCGAGCAGTTTTGCATCCATTGCAAAAATCCTTCGCGTCCAAGCCGCCTACTGGAGGCAGTCATGATCAATCATTTATGCGTGCATATAGTAGGCGCCGTAGCCGGCGCGCGTCGAGGGTCACTTCATGAGCAAGTTCAATCCAGGAATTATCGCGCTGTCGATCGGCGCCTTCGGTATCGGCGTGACCGAGTTCGCGCCCATGGGTCTGCTACCCGTCATCGCCGCCGATCTGGGCGTCTCGATTCCCAGCGCCGGGCTGCTGATCAGCGCCTATGCGCTGGGCGTGATGATCGGCGCGCCGCTGATGAC is a window of Sphingobium sp. MI1205 DNA encoding:
- a CDS encoding LysR family transcriptional regulator; the protein is MDAKLLGADRARALALFTTVVDHGSFSAAGRVLDLSPSAVSRAIDRIEERLGVRLLLRSTRALSPTAEGQAYLQAARRILLDLDEAEQQIADQGAPRGRLRISAALSHGRLCIVPLLGDFAALYPHILIDIALTDTLIDISAGKADVAVRFGPLADSTLTARKLGETRRVIVASPDYLDRKGTPLVPEDLHHHECLNFNFRRAEPVWPFRRDGMDFALSVKGSIEANNGETLGQLAANGAGIARVGAFSVVDEIAQERLVPILEDYNPGDVEQIHAVFVGGTNTPARVRAFVDFLADKLR
- a CDS encoding winged helix-turn-helix domain-containing protein: MRCGQLKLKAQIFCGDEPAIGPGKADLLDAIDREGSISAAGRAMGLSYRRAWLLVDSMNRCWIERLVETTAGGGATKGARLTECGREVLVAYRALEQQLVDAAAQAPLEALTALLREAPQPANGPAPSNA
- a CDS encoding diguanylate cyclase, translated to MGDAGASIDELSTLKEAIRWADTLHDEQREALVAHDRGDEARARQILFGAEYERELDRAESMIERFQYQLDQRTQNEIATATQLARLWRTTSEIVLGITGLLFLCVLYFVFKQRVLRPVVRLSDVVSRLAAQDYAVEPPTYTEIDEIGDMAQAIRVFRENGIERQRLEEERNADLAVRDLLARMTQRMQGCDTLLDLTEVVRRFVPEIAPELAGKLYLVEHERNSIVESCGWLDPQYSRTEFFPHDCWALRRGLPHSPAGDSIDVPCDHLELHEAALLNTLCLPLTAQRETLGLLYFEPRANMAGNLPTLEIYLRMLAENIALALANLRLRDALRRMALADPLTGLANRRHLDTVLDVQLAEAQRRGAPISCLMLDVDHFKRFNDQYGHDAGDAVLREVGAVLSSATREAGHAFRYGGEEFLLLLPAFTSDQAAARAEDICQRIGRLHLTHAGSELGAITASIGIACVPEHCSAERLIQTADAALLRAKALGRDRIVTATHREQQSAA